One Pseudomonas sp. C27(2019) DNA window includes the following coding sequences:
- a CDS encoding acyl-CoA synthetase yields MSIYEQGLARNEVNHVALSPLSFIERTAAIYPDYPAVVHGTIRRTWGETYTRCRKFASALAKRGIGKDDTVAVILPNIPEMLELHFSVPMVGAVINTLNVRLDAETISFMLQHGEAKVLVVDREFSEVAQAACGMLEEPPLLIDVDDPAYGKGKPVSNLNYEDFLAEGDDDFAWQWPDDEWQAIALNYTSGTTGNPKGVVYHHRGAFLNSMGNQMTWAMGNHPVYLWTLPMFHCNGWCYPWTVTALAGVHVFLRRADAQHVMRLILDEKVTHLCSAPIVMQTLVNIPAEEKAAIEHQVKVMVAGAAPPAQVIGAVEEMGVEVTHVYGLTEVYGPVTLCAWHAEWDALPLAERAAIKSRQGVRYPTLEAVMVADPNTLDPTPKDGETIGEIFMRGNTVMKGYLKNPTATDKAFKGGWFHTGDLAVWHEDGYVEIKDRSKDIIISGGENISTIELEGVLYNHPAVLEAAVVARPDERWGETPCAFITLKPGQEHITAEKIISFCRENMASFKVPKTVIFTDLPKTSTGKIQKFVLRETARAL; encoded by the coding sequence ATGTCGATCTATGAACAAGGCCTTGCTCGCAACGAAGTCAATCATGTTGCACTCAGCCCATTAAGTTTTATTGAACGCACTGCTGCAATTTATCCAGACTATCCAGCCGTTGTGCACGGCACCATCCGCCGTACCTGGGGAGAAACCTATACTCGCTGTCGCAAATTTGCTTCTGCACTGGCTAAGCGTGGTATTGGTAAGGACGATACCGTTGCGGTTATTCTGCCCAATATTCCTGAAATGCTAGAGTTGCACTTTTCTGTACCTATGGTTGGTGCAGTCATCAATACGCTCAATGTGCGCCTCGACGCTGAAACAATCAGCTTTATGCTGCAACACGGCGAAGCAAAAGTATTGGTAGTTGACCGCGAGTTTAGCGAGGTTGCGCAGGCTGCCTGCGGCATGCTTGAAGAGCCACCATTGCTTATCGATGTTGATGATCCCGCCTATGGCAAAGGCAAACCCGTAAGCAACCTAAACTATGAAGATTTCTTGGCTGAAGGTGATGACGATTTTGCTTGGCAGTGGCCAGACGATGAGTGGCAAGCTATCGCGTTAAACTACACCTCAGGCACAACCGGTAATCCCAAAGGTGTGGTCTATCACCACCGCGGCGCATTCCTCAACTCCATGGGCAACCAAATGACCTGGGCGATGGGCAATCATCCCGTGTATTTATGGACACTGCCGATGTTTCACTGCAACGGCTGGTGTTACCCCTGGACCGTAACGGCGCTGGCTGGTGTGCATGTATTTTTACGTCGTGCTGATGCACAGCATGTTATGCGGCTGATTCTCGACGAAAAAGTCACTCACTTGTGTAGCGCGCCCATTGTTATGCAAACCCTAGTGAATATACCAGCTGAAGAAAAAGCAGCCATTGAACACCAAGTGAAGGTGATGGTGGCCGGCGCCGCACCACCTGCGCAAGTGATCGGTGCTGTTGAAGAAATGGGCGTTGAAGTCACTCACGTTTATGGCCTCACTGAAGTGTACGGCCCAGTCACTTTGTGTGCATGGCATGCTGAGTGGGATGCCTTGCCGCTGGCAGAGCGCGCCGCCATCAAATCACGCCAAGGTGTGCGCTACCCAACACTTGAAGCTGTGATGGTTGCTGACCCCAACACCCTAGACCCCACGCCTAAAGATGGCGAAACCATTGGTGAAATCTTCATGCGCGGTAATACCGTGATGAAAGGCTATCTAAAAAACCCTACGGCTACCGACAAAGCCTTTAAAGGTGGCTGGTTCCATACTGGCGACTTAGCCGTGTGGCATGAAGATGGCTATGTCGAAATTAAAGACCGTTCAAAAGACATTATTATTTCTGGCGGTGAAAACATATCCACTATTGAGCTAGAGGGTGTTCTTTACAACCACCCTGCAGTATTGGAAGCAGCTGTTGTTGCACGCCCCGATGAGCGCTGGGGAGAAACACCCTGTGCATTTATCACGTTAAAACCTGGCCAAGAGCATATTACCGCAGAAAAAATCATCAGTTTTTGTCGCGAAAACATGGCCTCATTTAAAGTGCCAAAAACCGTCATATTCACAGACCTTCCAAAAACCTCAACAGGGAAAATACAAAAGTTTGTACTGCGTGAAACAGCACGAGCGTTGTAA
- a CDS encoding solute carrier family 23 protein, whose protein sequence is MQLYQRKDGEEQPYWPAGPFKVRLPFVHYRWETAEMFQALIMFVVSLGMIPLLEKYLGLPYDVALAYVTVCGIGFMLPALLGIPFVPGWITPGIPVVLLFLGDYEPGPEAIQALFALQFLVFVVFLVLGITRLGSALVRIIPNSMKGGIIIGAGIAALIGEIDAGGRLANTPISLVIGSVACLYLMFSVSFRGLTERLPFARKIVNYGMVPGMLIAIFIGIAVGEYNMPNIRFGITAPAFAEMWNYLPFTLGFPDAKVFMLAVPTAVIAYIIAFGDIIVGQSLMQRADELRPDEKIDTNIDRVHLVTALRNALHAFFAPYPGLAGPLWTAVAATMAERYKYGRNAMESIYSGSGTFWITGFLALFMLPLVTFFQPVLPIALSLTLVLTGYICLMVGFEQLNNNTERGIAGTMGVVLAVYGAGWGLATGAVLYILIERTHLLKFTTAQPAEKADSIPEE, encoded by the coding sequence ATGCAACTTTATCAACGCAAAGACGGTGAAGAACAACCTTACTGGCCAGCGGGCCCTTTTAAAGTAAGGCTGCCCTTTGTCCACTACCGCTGGGAAACGGCAGAAATGTTTCAGGCGCTGATCATGTTCGTGGTCAGTTTAGGGATGATCCCGCTGTTAGAGAAATACTTAGGCCTGCCCTACGATGTTGCTCTGGCGTATGTCACTGTGTGTGGTATTGGTTTTATGTTGCCTGCACTGCTAGGCATACCGTTTGTACCAGGCTGGATCACCCCCGGCATTCCCGTTGTTTTACTTTTTTTAGGTGATTACGAGCCGGGCCCCGAGGCCATTCAAGCTTTATTTGCTTTGCAATTTTTGGTCTTTGTGGTTTTCTTAGTCCTAGGTATCACTCGATTGGGTAGCGCACTGGTGCGCATTATTCCCAACTCGATGAAAGGCGGCATCATCATTGGTGCTGGTATCGCAGCCCTAATCGGCGAAATTGATGCGGGTGGGCGCTTAGCTAACACGCCAATTTCTCTAGTGATTGGCAGCGTAGCCTGTCTATACCTGATGTTTTCAGTGTCCTTTCGAGGCTTAACTGAGCGTCTGCCATTCGCCCGTAAAATCGTCAACTACGGCATGGTACCCGGCATGCTGATTGCTATTTTCATTGGTATTGCTGTCGGTGAATATAATATGCCAAACATCCGTTTTGGTATCACAGCTCCTGCCTTTGCTGAAATGTGGAACTACCTTCCGTTTACACTTGGCTTTCCTGATGCCAAGGTGTTTATGCTGGCCGTTCCCACTGCAGTGATTGCTTATATCATTGCTTTTGGTGACATTATCGTTGGCCAATCATTGATGCAGCGTGCGGATGAGCTGCGCCCTGATGAGAAAATCGATACGAATATCGACCGTGTGCACTTAGTTACCGCATTGCGTAACGCCTTGCATGCATTCTTTGCACCCTACCCTGGCTTAGCAGGTCCACTATGGACTGCAGTTGCTGCGACCATGGCTGAGCGCTACAAGTACGGTCGCAACGCCATGGAGTCAATTTACAGCGGCAGCGGCACCTTTTGGATCACCGGCTTTCTCGCGCTATTTATGCTGCCATTGGTAACATTTTTCCAGCCAGTACTGCCGATTGCCTTATCGCTGACCTTAGTGCTCACTGGCTACATTTGCTTAATGGTGGGTTTTGAGCAACTCAACAACAACACTGAGCGCGGCATTGCTGGGACCATGGGTGTGGTATTGGCGGTATATGGCGCGGGCTGGGGTTTAGCCACAGGTGCAGTGCTGTATATTTTAATAGAACGCACACACCTGCTGAAATTCACCACAGCACAACCAGCTGAAAAAGCTGATTCAATCCCTGAAGAATAA
- a CDS encoding acyl-CoA dehydrogenase C-terminal domain-containing protein: MSDFNAPLRDLRFVLHEVFNASNVWEQLPQLQDAVDSETADAILEEAAKVTGQLIAPLSRNGDEQGAQWDNGLVTTPDGFKEAYNTYIEGGWVGLSGNPTYGGMGMPKMLSVQFEEMLYAADSSFALYSALTSGACLAIDAHASEELKNTYLPPLYEGRWAGVMCLTEAHAGTDLGLIRTRATEESDGSYKITGSKIFITGGDQDLTENIIHLVLAKLPDAPAGARGISLFLVPKININADGSLGAANAVNCGSIEEKMGIKASSTCVINFDGATGYLVGEPNKGLAAMFTMMNYERLSIGIQGIGCAELSYQRAAAYARERIQSRAASGVESPEQDADAIIVHADVRRMLLTMKSMTEGGRAFACYVGKQLDIAKYSPDSALAEQAQDLVALLTPVTKAFFTDTGLESCIHGQQVFGGHGYVREWGQEQLVRDVRIAQIYEGTNGIQALDLAGRKLVANNGAFLKTFTRRIREQISQPDILYSAEVLCAVERLESVSQWLLEHAAEDKNEIGAASVEYLHLFGYVAYAWMWSRMANTAQKNHAQDPEFYSAKLATADFYFSRMLPRTLSLEASIKAGSRPLYGLAAEQF, translated from the coding sequence ATGTCTGATTTTAACGCTCCTCTGCGTGATTTACGTTTTGTACTGCATGAAGTTTTTAATGCCTCAAACGTCTGGGAACAATTGCCCCAACTGCAAGACGCTGTTGATAGCGAAACCGCTGATGCCATTCTTGAGGAGGCGGCAAAAGTCACTGGCCAACTGATCGCCCCGCTAAGCCGTAACGGCGATGAGCAAGGCGCACAGTGGGACAATGGTTTAGTCACCACACCTGATGGCTTTAAAGAAGCCTACAACACCTACATTGAAGGCGGCTGGGTTGGCTTATCTGGCAATCCAACTTACGGCGGAATGGGCATGCCAAAAATGCTTTCTGTACAATTTGAAGAAATGCTGTACGCCGCAGACTCAAGCTTTGCACTGTACTCAGCACTGACCTCTGGGGCGTGTTTAGCCATTGATGCACATGCCAGTGAAGAACTAAAAAACACCTACTTACCGCCACTGTATGAAGGCCGCTGGGCCGGTGTAATGTGTTTAACCGAGGCCCATGCGGGTACTGACTTAGGGCTGATCCGAACCCGCGCTACAGAAGAAAGCGACGGCAGTTACAAAATCACTGGCAGCAAAATTTTTATTACCGGTGGTGATCAAGACCTCACAGAAAACATCATTCACTTGGTGCTTGCCAAACTGCCCGATGCTCCAGCCGGCGCTCGTGGTATTTCATTATTTTTAGTCCCTAAAATCAATATCAATGCCGACGGTTCGTTAGGTGCAGCAAATGCAGTCAACTGCGGCTCCATAGAAGAAAAAATGGGTATCAAAGCCTCATCCACCTGCGTAATAAACTTTGATGGCGCCACAGGCTATTTAGTTGGTGAGCCCAACAAAGGTCTGGCGGCGATGTTTACCATGATGAACTACGAACGTTTATCCATTGGTATCCAAGGCATTGGCTGCGCTGAACTCTCCTACCAACGAGCAGCGGCGTATGCCCGGGAGCGTATTCAAAGCCGCGCGGCTAGCGGCGTAGAAAGTCCAGAGCAAGATGCTGATGCAATTATTGTCCATGCCGATGTTCGCCGCATGCTACTCACCATGAAAAGCATGACTGAAGGCGGCCGCGCATTTGCTTGTTATGTGGGCAAACAATTGGATATTGCCAAGTACAGCCCCGACAGCGCGCTCGCTGAACAAGCTCAAGACTTAGTCGCACTGCTCACGCCTGTCACCAAAGCATTTTTTACCGACACTGGTTTAGAAAGCTGCATCCACGGCCAGCAAGTGTTTGGTGGCCATGGCTATGTACGCGAATGGGGTCAAGAGCAGTTGGTACGTGATGTGCGCATTGCACAAATTTATGAAGGCACCAACGGTATTCAAGCGCTGGACTTAGCGGGCCGCAAGCTGGTTGCCAATAACGGCGCATTCCTAAAAACATTCACCCGCCGTATTCGTGAACAAATCAGCCAACCCGACATCTTATACAGTGCAGAAGTACTCTGCGCAGTTGAGCGCCTAGAAAGTGTCAGCCAATGGCTGCTGGAACACGCAGCTGAAGATAAGAACGAAATCGGTGCGGCCTCGGTTGAGTACCTGCACTTGTTTGGCTACGTTGCTTACGCTTGGATGTGGTCACGTATGGCCAACACCGCGCAGAAAAACCATGCTCAAGACCCTGAGTTTTATAGCGCTAAATTGGCCACAGCGGATTTCTACTTCAGCCGCATGTTGCCACGCACACTCAGCTTAGAAGCCAGCATCAAAGCCGGTAGCCGACCTTTGTACGGGCTTGCAGCAGAGCAGTTTTAA
- a CDS encoding MBL fold metallo-hydrolase, with translation MRTLTTLQGNSQKLDGGAMFGNAPKALWQRWMQPDELNRIDLGCRALLVQEDGRNILIETGIGAFFSPEMKERFGVQESHHVLLDSLAEHGLSHNDIDIVVLTHLHFDHAGGLLSAWQEDQPAKLLFPNAQFITGAGQWQRANNPHARDRASYIPELLALLKDSGRLHLVEDDSPSHPLLGDGWRLHWSHGHTPGQMLPEVAMPDGPVVFPGDLIPGAPWVHLPITMGYDRFPECLIEEKQTLLDDLYARQGRLVFTHDPAVAIAAITRDERGRYGVADAQSAAQQLAS, from the coding sequence ATGAGAACCTTAACCACCCTGCAAGGTAACAGCCAAAAGCTTGATGGCGGCGCGATGTTTGGTAACGCCCCAAAAGCCCTCTGGCAACGCTGGATGCAGCCCGATGAGTTAAACCGTATTGACTTGGGTTGTCGCGCGCTATTGGTGCAGGAAGACGGTCGTAACATTTTAATTGAAACCGGTATTGGTGCTTTTTTCTCACCGGAGATGAAAGAGCGTTTTGGCGTACAAGAAAGCCATCATGTGTTGCTCGATAGCCTCGCTGAGCATGGCTTAAGCCATAACGATATTGATATTGTCGTGCTCACCCACCTGCATTTTGATCATGCTGGTGGCTTGCTCTCTGCTTGGCAAGAAGACCAGCCCGCTAAGCTATTATTCCCCAACGCACAATTTATAACTGGCGCAGGACAATGGCAGCGCGCTAATAACCCGCACGCTCGCGACCGTGCCTCTTATATCCCAGAGCTACTTGCCCTGCTCAAAGACAGCGGCCGCTTGCATCTGGTTGAAGATGACAGTCCAAGCCACCCCCTCTTGGGTGACGGCTGGCGTTTGCATTGGAGTCATGGCCACACCCCAGGGCAAATGCTGCCGGAAGTTGCCATGCCGGACGGCCCTGTAGTTTTCCCTGGTGACCTCATTCCCGGCGCACCTTGGGTACATCTACCCATTACCATGGGCTATGACCGTTTCCCCGAATGCTTGATTGAAGAAAAACAAACATTGCTCGATGATTTGTATGCGCGCCAAGGCCGTTTAGTGTTCACCCACGACCCTGCCGTGGCGATTGCCGCCATTACCCGCGATGAGCGTGGTCGCTATGGCGTTGCCGATGCACAGTCAGCAGCGCAGCAACTGGCAAGCTAA
- a CDS encoding ATP-binding cassette domain-containing protein, translating into MIRISELTLQRGPLRLLENADLTLHPGHKVGLIGANGAGKSSLFALLRGKLHPDAGDCALPANWRIAHMRQEIDAPDRNAIDYVLDGDTHLRAIQHKLAQAEQQQDGAELGRLHSELDSADAYTADARARKLLAGLGFLEAQMDNQVNSFSGGWRMRLNLAQALMCPSDLLLLDEPTNHLDLDAILWLEGWLQNYPGTLLLISHDRDFLDAVVGHIVHVDQQKLILYRGGYTAFERARAERIMQQQLAFEKQQAQRAHMEDFIRRFKAKASKAKQAQSRVKALERMEELSAAHFDSPFDFVFREADKVSSPLLDLDQAKLGYSAEQPILSNVKLQLVPGARIALLGPNGAGKSTLIKSIMSDLPLLAGKLTCGENLVIGYFAQHQLDSLDPKASPLLHVQRIAPTEREQVLRDFLGGFDFRGKRCDEPVLNFSGGEKARLALALIAWGKPNLLLLDEPTNHLDLEMRQALSMALQDFSGALLLVSHDRHLIKSTVDELYLVAEGRVQEFAGDLEDYSQWLSEYRLRQQASSNTDTSNTPVIDKVDRRAQRQAAAEIRKQLAPLRKHADTLEKKLDSIQKELDGLEALLADNSLYEQSQKDLLKQHLSTQTHLLQQQAELEEAWLGSLEELEALQNELETSQ; encoded by the coding sequence ATGATACGAATCTCAGAACTGACCCTACAACGTGGCCCACTTCGCCTATTGGAAAACGCAGATTTAACCCTGCATCCAGGGCATAAAGTCGGCTTAATTGGCGCCAATGGCGCTGGTAAATCCAGCCTCTTCGCCTTGCTGCGTGGCAAGCTGCACCCGGATGCCGGTGACTGTGCTTTACCGGCCAACTGGCGCATTGCCCACATGCGCCAAGAAATTGATGCGCCTGATCGCAATGCGATTGATTATGTGCTCGATGGCGACACGCATTTGCGCGCTATTCAACACAAACTGGCGCAAGCCGAACAACAGCAAGACGGAGCCGAACTGGGCCGCTTGCACTCAGAGTTGGACAGTGCCGACGCCTATACCGCTGATGCGCGCGCGCGCAAATTGTTGGCCGGTTTAGGCTTTCTCGAAGCGCAGATGGACAATCAAGTCAACAGCTTCTCTGGCGGTTGGCGTATGCGTTTAAACTTGGCGCAAGCGCTGATGTGCCCATCGGATTTACTGCTGCTTGATGAGCCGACCAACCACTTGGATCTGGATGCGATTCTTTGGCTTGAAGGCTGGTTGCAGAATTACCCTGGCACTTTATTGTTGATCTCGCATGATCGGGATTTTTTAGATGCTGTGGTCGGCCACATCGTGCATGTCGATCAGCAAAAATTAATCCTGTATCGCGGCGGTTATACGGCCTTTGAACGTGCTCGTGCTGAGCGCATCATGCAGCAGCAGCTCGCCTTCGAAAAACAACAAGCGCAACGTGCGCACATGGAAGACTTTATCCGCCGCTTTAAAGCCAAAGCCAGTAAAGCCAAACAAGCGCAAAGCCGGGTTAAAGCCTTGGAGCGCATGGAAGAATTATCTGCGGCACACTTTGACTCACCCTTTGATTTTGTCTTCCGCGAGGCCGATAAGGTTTCCAGCCCGCTGCTCGATCTGGATCAGGCCAAGCTGGGGTATAGCGCTGAGCAGCCTATTTTAAGCAATGTAAAACTGCAGCTGGTGCCCGGCGCGCGAATTGCTTTGCTGGGTCCCAACGGTGCGGGTAAATCCACCCTGATTAAAAGCATCATGAGCGATTTGCCGCTATTGGCCGGCAAGCTGACCTGCGGTGAAAACCTAGTGATCGGTTATTTTGCCCAGCATCAACTGGATTCGCTTGACCCTAAAGCCAGCCCTTTGCTGCACGTACAGCGCATCGCCCCCACTGAACGCGAGCAAGTCTTGCGCGATTTTTTAGGTGGTTTTGATTTTCGCGGCAAGCGCTGCGATGAGCCGGTACTCAATTTCTCTGGCGGTGAAAAAGCACGTTTAGCCTTAGCGCTGATTGCTTGGGGCAAACCCAATCTGCTGCTGCTCGATGAACCGACCAACCACCTTGATTTAGAAATGCGCCAAGCCTTGAGCATGGCGCTGCAAGACTTCTCAGGCGCTCTACTGTTGGTATCGCACGACCGGCACCTGATTAAAAGCACCGTGGATGAGCTGTATCTGGTTGCCGAGGGCCGCGTGCAGGAGTTTGCAGGCGATCTTGAGGATTACAGTCAATGGCTCAGCGAGTATCGATTGCGCCAGCAAGCCAGCAGCAACACCGATACCAGCAATACGCCTGTCATTGATAAAGTTGATCGCCGCGCACAGCGTCAAGCCGCTGCTGAAATACGCAAACAACTGGCCCCGCTGCGTAAGCACGCCGACACCTTAGAGAAGAAACTCGACAGCATTCAAAAAGAGCTGGACGGGCTGGAAGCGCTATTGGCTGATAACAGTCTCTATGAGCAATCACAAAAAGACCTGCTCAAGCAGCACTTAAGCACCCAAACTCACTTGCTGCAACAACAGGCAGAATTGGAAGAAGCCTGGCTGGGCAGCCTAGAGGAATTGGAAGCACTACAAAATGAACTTGAGACAAGCCAATGA
- a CDS encoding mechanosensitive ion channel family protein, translated as MTNWFEQWAVDWISLLIPGGQVLLIALAAWSLQRLLARGLTSLAGRYHMPPSMLLPLRGTVRWLIIGSALLLILERFGVSASVLWTALTGFLAVAALAFFAIWSVLSNIFCAALIFTVGPFRLGDRVEVMESADKPGVKGRVVMINIFYTTLEDLTEGHEGALLQIPNSLFFQKVIRRWRGPELPQPQEK; from the coding sequence ATGACGAACTGGTTTGAACAATGGGCGGTTGATTGGATCAGCCTGCTCATTCCCGGCGGCCAAGTTTTACTTATTGCGCTGGCTGCATGGTCATTGCAGCGCTTATTAGCCCGCGGCCTGACCAGCTTAGCCGGTCGCTACCATATGCCACCAAGCATGCTGTTGCCGTTGCGCGGCACAGTGCGCTGGTTGATCATCGGTAGCGCCTTGCTGCTGATCCTTGAGCGTTTTGGTGTCTCTGCCAGTGTGCTGTGGACAGCTTTAACAGGTTTTCTGGCTGTGGCCGCGCTGGCCTTTTTTGCTATATGGAGTGTGCTGTCAAATATATTTTGTGCGGCACTGATCTTTACCGTCGGCCCGTTTCGTCTTGGTGATCGTGTGGAGGTCATGGAAAGCGCTGATAAACCTGGAGTAAAAGGCCGTGTGGTAATGATCAACATCTTCTATACCACCCTAGAAGATCTGACTGAAGGCCATGAGGGCGCGCTGCTACAAATACCCAACAGTTTGTTTTTCCAAAAGGTCATTCGCCGCTGGCGTGGTCCAGAGCTTCCTCAACCGCAAGAGAAATAA
- a CDS encoding TerC family protein produces the protein MEWLTNPEIWIAFLTLTALEIVLGIDNIIFISILVSRLPVHQQAKGRFIGLSLAMGTRILLLLSITWIMRLTADLFEVLGHGFSGRDLILFFGGLFLLFKSTVEIWHSVEGEQTSQQGAGVKAGFLGVILQIAVIDIIFSLDSVITAVGLVEHVPVMIAAIMISIVVMMLSASTISAFIDKHPSLKVLALSFLIVVGTLLIAEAFGVHVPKGYIYFAMAFSLGVEALNIKMRKAMRMKRPAGEPEQADKDLPHS, from the coding sequence ATGGAATGGTTGACCAACCCCGAAATCTGGATTGCTTTTCTCACCCTAACCGCACTGGAAATCGTGCTGGGTATCGATAATATTATTTTTATTTCGATTTTGGTGAGCCGTTTACCTGTTCACCAACAAGCTAAAGGCCGCTTTATCGGCCTCAGCTTAGCAATGGGCACACGCATTTTGCTGTTGCTCTCCATCACCTGGATTATGCGCCTGACCGCCGACCTGTTTGAGGTTTTAGGCCACGGGTTTTCTGGGCGTGACTTGATTCTGTTTTTTGGTGGTTTATTCCTCTTATTTAAAAGCACCGTGGAAATTTGGCACAGCGTCGAAGGTGAACAAACCTCTCAGCAAGGCGCAGGGGTTAAAGCAGGTTTTCTTGGGGTGATTTTGCAGATCGCGGTGATTGATATTATTTTCTCACTGGACTCAGTGATTACTGCGGTTGGCTTGGTGGAACATGTGCCGGTAATGATTGCCGCGATTATGATTTCGATTGTGGTGATGATGCTATCAGCCAGCACCATCAGCGCCTTTATTGACAAACACCCTTCACTGAAAGTTTTGGCTTTGTCTTTCTTAATCGTAGTCGGCACCCTGTTGATTGCCGAGGCCTTTGGTGTGCATGTGCCGAAAGGCTACATTTACTTTGCTATGGCGTTTTCTTTAGGCGTTGAAGCACTGAACATTAAGATGCGCAAGGCGATGAGAATGAAACGCCCTGCGGGCGAACCAGAGCAAGCCGATAAAGACTTGCCCCATTCATAA
- a CDS encoding YaiI/YqxD family protein has protein sequence MRVWIDADACPRLARDQVIKLALKRKFSVILVAGQAQPRPNFACVQLIVVPSGPDAADDYIVDNVAANELVICSDIPLADRLIKKQAIALDPRGEEFTERNMGDRLAMRNLFTDLRDHGQMSGGQRAYDERDKQAFSNALDRILTRLAKLPSNASTD, from the coding sequence ATGCGCGTCTGGATAGATGCTGATGCTTGTCCACGCTTAGCCCGAGATCAAGTGATTAAGCTTGCTTTAAAACGTAAGTTTTCGGTGATTTTAGTCGCTGGGCAAGCACAGCCTCGGCCTAACTTTGCTTGCGTACAATTAATTGTTGTCCCTAGCGGCCCCGATGCTGCAGATGACTATATTGTCGATAACGTCGCAGCCAATGAGCTGGTGATTTGCAGCGATATTCCTCTGGCTGATCGCTTAATTAAAAAGCAAGCCATCGCCTTAGATCCGCGCGGTGAGGAATTTACTGAGCGCAATATGGGTGACCGCTTGGCGATGCGTAATTTATTCACTGATCTGCGTGATCACGGGCAGATGTCGGGTGGCCAGCGCGCCTACGATGAGCGCGACAAACAAGCGTTCTCTAATGCATTGGATCGGATTCTTACCCGTTTAGCTAAGCTGCCCAGTAACGCCTCAACCGACTAA
- a CDS encoding thioesterase family protein: MSATELAPELMQAAQYFFDQIPFNHLVGIQVDSLSTEEVRMHVLMREELVGNHIQGILHGGVIASILDVAGGAMALLGAFQRFPELPAVERMMSLSKLGTIDMRVDYLRPGRGKRFDAVSTLLRAGNKVAVVRSELHNDEGYLIAVSTATYLVG, from the coding sequence ATGAGTGCAACAGAGTTAGCTCCAGAGCTGATGCAAGCCGCGCAATATTTTTTTGATCAAATCCCATTTAACCATCTTGTCGGCATCCAGGTGGATTCGTTGTCGACTGAAGAAGTGCGTATGCATGTGTTGATGCGTGAAGAGTTGGTTGGCAACCATATTCAAGGGATTTTGCATGGCGGCGTGATTGCTTCAATTTTGGATGTGGCGGGCGGCGCGATGGCTTTGTTGGGTGCTTTTCAGCGCTTTCCAGAATTGCCAGCGGTAGAGCGGATGATGAGTTTGTCGAAGCTGGGTACCATTGATATGCGTGTTGATTACTTGCGACCCGGGCGCGGCAAGCGCTTTGATGCGGTGTCGACCTTGTTGCGCGCGGGTAATAAAGTTGCGGTAGTTCGCAGTGAGCTGCATAACGATGAAGGCTATTTAATTGCGGTCAGCACCGCGACCTATTTAGTCGGTTGA
- the elbB gene encoding isoprenoid biosynthesis glyoxalase ElbB, with amino-acid sequence MSKKVAIILSGCGVFDGAEINETVLTALSLDQQGAQVEYFAPDITQHHVLNHQTGEEMPEQRNVLVESGRITRGKSRDIRELKAADFDAVILPGGFGVAKNLSDFASAGADCTVQADTLQAIVQFKEAKKPVGLICIAPALSAKIFGEGVRCTIGTDADTAAAMTQMGAEHQDCAVDGIVVDEANRLVTTPAYMLAQSISEAAKGINKLVEQVLSMA; translated from the coding sequence ATGAGTAAAAAAGTAGCGATCATTTTATCTGGATGCGGTGTTTTCGATGGTGCAGAAATTAACGAAACCGTGCTGACTGCGTTGAGCTTGGATCAGCAGGGCGCGCAGGTTGAGTATTTTGCGCCAGATATTACCCAGCACCATGTGCTCAATCACCAGACCGGTGAAGAAATGCCTGAGCAGCGCAACGTGTTGGTGGAATCTGGGCGCATTACCCGTGGCAAATCCCGTGATATACGTGAGCTAAAAGCAGCAGATTTTGATGCGGTGATTTTGCCCGGTGGCTTTGGCGTGGCGAAAAACCTGTCGGACTTTGCCAGCGCTGGCGCAGATTGTACGGTGCAAGCCGATACGCTGCAGGCGATTGTGCAGTTTAAAGAGGCGAAAAAACCGGTCGGTTTAATCTGCATCGCTCCGGCTTTATCAGCCAAGATCTTTGGTGAAGGCGTGCGCTGTACCATTGGTACCGATGCCGACACCGCTGCGGCGATGACGCAAATGGGCGCAGAGCATCAAGACTGCGCGGTGGACGGTATTGTTGTCGACGAGGCCAATCGTTTAGTCACAACACCGGCCTATATGCTGGCGCAATCGATCAGCGAAGCGGCAAAAGGCATTAACAAACTTGTCGAACAGGTTTTAAGCATGGCTTAA